The Osmia bicornis bicornis chromosome 12, iOsmBic2.1, whole genome shotgun sequence genome includes a region encoding these proteins:
- the LOC114871299 gene encoding kelch domain-containing protein 10 homolog isoform X1: MYTFKPFVFMKHEAQSVERPKARSGHRIVCNHKNLYSYGGFNPCITDNDPDMRNDEIWSASKPLFKEVWKFNLVTQQWKRLPGQDNMPNELASNAVILRGNALMVYGGTGVPFGQSCSNHLYVCNVDDGKMYTVPAKGELPEPQYGQALICHGSYLYTVGGTTGYEYTCDIHRFDLRTGVWEPVYICSGRDQSEPTGRYRHELAFDGKLIYVLGGGTAAEAFGFSEIPAFNLVTNKWIVLNTYGDSDDNTVPEPRRCHGSVQYTDEKTGITSVVISGGYNGDHVFSDVWRLDLSLLQWTCLRKCILPCPVYFHSAALTPEGRMYTFGGIVRENNELDRTDAVHSVWLTIPKLSEMCWQAVIYYNPDIRHKTRDELLYMGIPLKFVQRIDCDSEAELHIKRTTCLRTNFGVQNSLKKRTLLSTHFAEYVQLCTDVIER, from the exons ATGTACACATTCAAACCATTTGTGTTCATGAAACATGAAGCACAGAGCGTGGAACGTCCGAAAGCCAGAAGTGGACATAGAATAGTTTGTAATCATAAGAATTTGTATTCTTACGGTGGTTTTAACCCATGTATCACCGACAATGATCCAGACATGAGAAACGATGAAATATGGAGTGCTAGTAAACCACTTTTCAAGGAAGTTTGGAAGTTTAATCTTGTTACGCAACAATGGAAGCGTTTACCAGGTCAAGATAATATGCCTAACGAATTGGCATCTAACGCAGTGATATTGAGGGGTAATGCCCTGATGGTTTACGGCGGAACCGGTGTACCGTTCGGACAAAGTTGTAGTAATCATCTGTACGTATGTAACGTTGATGATGGCAAAATGTATACTGTACCAGCGAAAGGAGAATTGCCTGAACCTCAGTATGGACAAGCTTTAATATGCCATGGATCATATTTATACACTGTCGGTGGGACTACCGGATACGAATATACTTGTGATATTCATAGATTTGACCTTAGAACTGGTGTTTGGGAACCTGTTTATATATGTTCCGGGAGAGATCAAAGTGAACCAACAGGAAGATATAGGCATGAATTAGCATTTGATGGAAAACTTATTTATGTTTTGGGTGGAGGAACAGCTGCAGAAGCATTTGGTTTCTCT GAGATTCCTGCTTTTAACTTAGTAACAAATAAATGGATagtattaaatacatatgGAGACAGTGACGATAATACAGTACCAGAACCTAGACGTTGTCACGGTTCTGTTCAGTATACAGATGAAAAGACAGGAATTACCTCTGTAGTAATATCTGGAGGATACAATGGTGATCATGTCTTTTCTGATGTTTGGAGACTAGACTTGAGTCTCCTACAGTGGACGTGCTTAAGAAAATGTATACTTCCGTGCCCTGTATATTTTCATTCTGCAGCTCTTACACCTGAAGGGAGGATGTATACATTTGGAGGAATAGTTAGAGAAAATAACGAG CTTGACAGAACAGATGCAGTTCATTCTGTTTGGCTAACGATTCCGAAATTATCGGAAATGTGTTGGCAAGCAGTCATTTATTACAATCCAGACATAAGGCATAAGACACGTGATGAATTACTTTACATGGGAATACCATTAAAGTTTGTGCAAAGAATCGATTG CGATTCCGAAGCAGAACTTCATATCAAACGGACAACGTGTTTGCGTACGAATTTCGGAGTACAAAATAGCTTAAAAAAACGTACCTTATTAAGTACGCATTTCGCAGAATACGTGCAATTATGCACGGACGTTATTGAAAGATAA
- the LOC114871299 gene encoding kelch domain-containing protein 10 homolog isoform X2 produces MYTFKPFVFMKHEAQSVERPKARSGHRIVCNHKNLYSYGGFNPCITDNDPDMRNDEIWSASKPLFKEVWKFNLVTQQWKRLPGQDNMPNELASNAVILRGNALMVYGGTGVPFGQSCSNHLYVCNVDDGKMYTVPAKGELPEPQYGQALICHGSYLYTVGGTTGYEYTCDIHRFDLRTGVWEPVYICSGRDQSEPTGRYRHELAFDGKLIYVLGGGTAAEAFGFSEIPAFNLVTNKWIVLNTYGDSDDNTVPEPRRCHGSVQYTDEKTGITSVVISGGYNGDHVFSDVWRLDLSLLQWTCLRKCILPCPVYFHSAALTPEGRMYTFGGIVRENNELDRTDAVHSVWLTIPKLSEMCWQAVIYYNPDIRHKTRDELLYMGIPLKFVQRIDWLDIIFLIDTNWSVDIKNKLSMTMLYAIIMFGCILTWYQFWCMLID; encoded by the exons ATGTACACATTCAAACCATTTGTGTTCATGAAACATGAAGCACAGAGCGTGGAACGTCCGAAAGCCAGAAGTGGACATAGAATAGTTTGTAATCATAAGAATTTGTATTCTTACGGTGGTTTTAACCCATGTATCACCGACAATGATCCAGACATGAGAAACGATGAAATATGGAGTGCTAGTAAACCACTTTTCAAGGAAGTTTGGAAGTTTAATCTTGTTACGCAACAATGGAAGCGTTTACCAGGTCAAGATAATATGCCTAACGAATTGGCATCTAACGCAGTGATATTGAGGGGTAATGCCCTGATGGTTTACGGCGGAACCGGTGTACCGTTCGGACAAAGTTGTAGTAATCATCTGTACGTATGTAACGTTGATGATGGCAAAATGTATACTGTACCAGCGAAAGGAGAATTGCCTGAACCTCAGTATGGACAAGCTTTAATATGCCATGGATCATATTTATACACTGTCGGTGGGACTACCGGATACGAATATACTTGTGATATTCATAGATTTGACCTTAGAACTGGTGTTTGGGAACCTGTTTATATATGTTCCGGGAGAGATCAAAGTGAACCAACAGGAAGATATAGGCATGAATTAGCATTTGATGGAAAACTTATTTATGTTTTGGGTGGAGGAACAGCTGCAGAAGCATTTGGTTTCTCT GAGATTCCTGCTTTTAACTTAGTAACAAATAAATGGATagtattaaatacatatgGAGACAGTGACGATAATACAGTACCAGAACCTAGACGTTGTCACGGTTCTGTTCAGTATACAGATGAAAAGACAGGAATTACCTCTGTAGTAATATCTGGAGGATACAATGGTGATCATGTCTTTTCTGATGTTTGGAGACTAGACTTGAGTCTCCTACAGTGGACGTGCTTAAGAAAATGTATACTTCCGTGCCCTGTATATTTTCATTCTGCAGCTCTTACACCTGAAGGGAGGATGTATACATTTGGAGGAATAGTTAGAGAAAATAACGAG CTTGACAGAACAGATGCAGTTCATTCTGTTTGGCTAACGATTCCGAAATTATCGGAAATGTGTTGGCAAGCAGTCATTTATTACAATCCAGACATAAGGCATAAGACACGTGATGAATTACTTTACATGGGAATACCATTAAAGTTTGTGCAAAGAATCGATTG GTtggatattatttttttaatagacACAAACTGGTCTGTGGATATAAAGAACAAACTAAGCATGACGATGCTTTATGCAATTATTATGTTCGGTTGCATTCTAACGTGGTATCAATTCTGGTGTATGTTAATTGATTAA
- the LOC114871299 gene encoding kelch domain-containing protein 10 homolog isoform X3, with protein sequence MYTFKPFVFMKHEAQSVERPKARSGHRIVCNHKNLYSYGGFNPCITDNDPDMRNDEIWSASKPLFKEVWKFNLVTQQWKRLPGQDNMPNELASNAVILRGNALMVYGGTGVPFGQSCSNHLYVCNVDDGKMYTVPAKGELPEPQYGQALICHGSYLYTVGGTTGYEYTCDIHRFDLRTGVWEPVYICSGRDQSEPTGRYRHELAFDGKLIYVLGGGTAAEAFGFSEIPAFNLVTNKWIVLNTYGDSDDNTVPEPRRCHGSVQYTDEKTGITSVVISGGYNGDHVFSDVWRLDLSLLQWTCLRKCILPCPVYFHSAALTPEGRMYTFGGIVRENNELDRTDAVHSVWLTIPKLSEMCWQAVIYYNPDIRHKTRDELLYMGIPLKFVQRID encoded by the exons ATGTACACATTCAAACCATTTGTGTTCATGAAACATGAAGCACAGAGCGTGGAACGTCCGAAAGCCAGAAGTGGACATAGAATAGTTTGTAATCATAAGAATTTGTATTCTTACGGTGGTTTTAACCCATGTATCACCGACAATGATCCAGACATGAGAAACGATGAAATATGGAGTGCTAGTAAACCACTTTTCAAGGAAGTTTGGAAGTTTAATCTTGTTACGCAACAATGGAAGCGTTTACCAGGTCAAGATAATATGCCTAACGAATTGGCATCTAACGCAGTGATATTGAGGGGTAATGCCCTGATGGTTTACGGCGGAACCGGTGTACCGTTCGGACAAAGTTGTAGTAATCATCTGTACGTATGTAACGTTGATGATGGCAAAATGTATACTGTACCAGCGAAAGGAGAATTGCCTGAACCTCAGTATGGACAAGCTTTAATATGCCATGGATCATATTTATACACTGTCGGTGGGACTACCGGATACGAATATACTTGTGATATTCATAGATTTGACCTTAGAACTGGTGTTTGGGAACCTGTTTATATATGTTCCGGGAGAGATCAAAGTGAACCAACAGGAAGATATAGGCATGAATTAGCATTTGATGGAAAACTTATTTATGTTTTGGGTGGAGGAACAGCTGCAGAAGCATTTGGTTTCTCT GAGATTCCTGCTTTTAACTTAGTAACAAATAAATGGATagtattaaatacatatgGAGACAGTGACGATAATACAGTACCAGAACCTAGACGTTGTCACGGTTCTGTTCAGTATACAGATGAAAAGACAGGAATTACCTCTGTAGTAATATCTGGAGGATACAATGGTGATCATGTCTTTTCTGATGTTTGGAGACTAGACTTGAGTCTCCTACAGTGGACGTGCTTAAGAAAATGTATACTTCCGTGCCCTGTATATTTTCATTCTGCAGCTCTTACACCTGAAGGGAGGATGTATACATTTGGAGGAATAGTTAGAGAAAATAACGAG CTTGACAGAACAGATGCAGTTCATTCTGTTTGGCTAACGATTCCGAAATTATCGGAAATGTGTTGGCAAGCAGTCATTTATTACAATCCAGACATAAGGCATAAGACACGTGATGAATTACTTTACATGGGAATACCATTAAAGTTTGTGCAAAGAATCGATTG a